The nucleotide sequence GACACCTCAAGCCGCGATGGACAACCTGGCTGAAGAAATGGACGCCGTTATGGGCCGTCTGGAGCGCTCCGGCATGGCCGTTTGCCCACCCAAGCTCAACGCCAAGAGCAGCCCCGACAAGTGGCTGAGCGACAAAGGCGCACCTTGGAAGAAGCTGGCCAACGAGAAGCCAAAGGGTGAAACCATTGCGTACGACACTTTGTTGAGCGCATGGAAGGCCGGCAAGGTTCGCTAAGCCAAGGCAAAAGGGCATTTTTCCTCGGTTCAACCCTGGTTGCACTGCGGTTAAATGCCCCGTAGTTCCCTGAGGCAAGCGCCTCTAACAAAGGCCGTGGGCGCACACGGTGTGCCACACGGCCTTCTTAATTTGTAGTCACTATTGCCATCTTGGGCACCTAGCGCACCCTTTGTAGACCCCACTGAATTTCCACCTATGGCCACCACCACCCAGCCCCTGTCTACCGCCCGCGCGCAGCTCTTCGCCCAGTTGGGACCAGAGCAGACGTATGACATCGCCATCGTAGGCGGCGGCGCCACCGGACTTGGCGTGGCACTGGACGCAGCGGCCCGGGGCTTTAAAGTGGTTTTGGTCGAGTCGCATGACTTTGCCAAAGGCACCTCCTCACGTGCCACCAAGCTGGTCCACGGCGGCGTGCGCTACCTGGCGCAAGGCAATATTTCTCTGGTGCGCGAGGCATTGCACGAGCGCACCACGCTGCTGAACAACGCGCCCTACCTGGCGCAACCGCTGCCTTTTGTCATGCCGTCCTACCAATGGTGGGAGACGCCGTTCTATGGCATTGGCCTCAAGATGTATGACGCACTGGCCGGCAAAGCGGGCCTGGGCAGCACCGAATTTCTAAACCGCGACCAAACCCTGAGCGCCCTGCCTACGGCACTGCCTGCAGGCCTCAAAGGTGGCGTGAAGTACTGGGACGGCCAATTTAACGACGCGCGCTTGGCGCTGGCCATCGGCCGCACAGCAGTGGGCAAGGGCGCACTGCTGCTCAACTACTGCCGCGCCAACGACTTGCTTTATACCGATGGCAAGGTAGCGGGCTTGGTGTGTGAAGACACCCAAACCGGCACCACCTACCGCATCCAAGCACGCTGCGTGGTCAACGCGGCAGGTGTGTGGGTGGACGAACTGCGCCAAAAAGACGGCGCGGCCAACGGTGCCGATGGCCGCCGCCCCACCAAACCCATGGTAGCCCCCAGCCAAGGCGTGCACATTGTGGTGGACCGCGAGTTTTTGGGTGGCGAGGTCGCCCTCATGGTGCCCAAAACGGCCGACGGCCGCGTCTTGTTTGCCGTGCCATGGCTGGGCAAAGTCATTTTGGGTACCACCGACACCCCCCGCAACGACTTGGCGCGCGAGCCCCTACCCTTCAAAGAAGAAGTGGACTTCATCCTGAGTGAGTCGGCCCGCTACCTGCGCCGCGCCCCAACCCGTGCCGACGTGAAAAGCGTATGGGTGGGCCTGCGTCCGCTGGTCAAACCCCAGGACGACGACGGCGACAACACCAAGGGCATCAGCCGCGAGCACACCGTCTTGGTCAGCCGCAGCGGCTTGGTCACCGTCACCGGTGGCAAATGGACCACCTACCGCGCCATGGCCGAAGACGTGCTGAGCAAGTGCGAAGAAAAAGGCCTGCTCAAAGCCACTGCCAAGGGCGTAACCACACACCTGCGTTTGGTGGGTGCCAACGGCGCGCCGGTGCCGGTGCAATCCATCAGCAAAGCGCCCGGGCTGCATTCTTACGGGGATGAACAAGCGGCGGTACAAGCGCTGCCCGGTGCCGACAAACCCCTGTGCGACGGCCTGACCGAGGCCATGGTGCGCTTTGCTGCGCGCTATGAATACGCCATCAAAGTCGAAGACGTATTGGCCCGCCGCTCCCGTTTGCTCTTCTTGGACGCCCGCCTAGCCAGCACCTTGGCAGAGCGCGTGGGCGCCATCTTGCAAGAAGAAACCGGCATCGACCCCGAGGTGGCGGCCTTTGTGTCCCTGGCCAAGCACTACCTAGAGTTACCCCAGTAACCACTGCACAGCCGGTGCAGCAACCCGGCTGCGATAATTGGGGCATGCACGCACTGCCCCCACTCCCCTGCTACCTCAACGGCGAAAGCACCACACTCCCCAACGCCAAAATCAGCGTGATGGACCGTGGGTTCATTTTTGGTGACGGGGTGTATGAGGTGATTCCCGTTTACCAAGGCAAGCTGTTTCGCTTTGACTCCCACATGGACCGGCTGCAGCGCAGCCTGGACGCCACCCGCATTCCCCAGCCCCACACCCGCGCAGAATGGGCGCAGATAGCTACTAATTTAGTAGCTGCTTACGCACAATCCACGGGCGCTACAGCCCAAGCCACTAATCAGCTGGTGTACATCCAAATCTCCCGGGGTGTGGCCATGCGTGACCACGCCATGCTGGAAGGGCTCACGCCCACGGTGTTTGCCATGAGCAATGTGATGAAGCTGGCTACGGCCGAGCAGCGCAGCCAAGGGGTGGCCTGCGTCACAGCAGACGACTTCCGCTGGGAGAAAGCCCAGCTCAAAAGCACCAGCTTGCTAGGCGCCGTGTTCGCCCGCCAGATCAGCGTGGACGCAGGCGCGGTAGAGACCATCATGTTCCGAGGCGAGCACTTGAGTGAGGCTTCTTCCAGCAATGTCTGGGTGGTCAAGAACGGCACGGTCTATGGCCCGCCCAAAGACAACTTGGTGCTAGAAGGCATTCGCTACGGCGTGCTCGAAGACATCTGCCGCGCCCAAGGCATTCCCTTTGTGCTGCGCCCCATCACCCGCGCGGAAGTGCTAGACGCCGACGAGCTCTTGCTCAGCTCCGCCACCAAAGAAGTGCTGCCGGTCACGCTGCTAGACGGCCAGCCCGTGGGCCACCTTGCGAAAGGCCTGCCCGGCCCCATCTACCAAGCCTTGTATGCCGGATACCAGCAGCTCAAAGCCGACCCCGCGCAGTCCCTCGTGGCTGCCTGATCCGCAACCCCCCGGCGCAATTCAACCTCTCAAAGCACTTACCGTGACCCAAGCTCCTACGCCCCCCACACCGTCCAACCCTGCGACCCCCACCGTCATCGGCGAGGGCCTCACGCCCTCCCGCGCGGAGTCGCTGATTGAGTACCCCTCGCAGTTCCCCATCAAGGTTATGGGCCTGAAGGTCGAGGGCATGGTCCACGCCGTGACCGAGATTGCCAAGGCTTTTGACCCCGCGTTTGACGCCTCCACCATCGAGCTGCGCGAAAGCAAAGGCGGCAAGTACCTGGGTGTGACCGTCACCATCACCGCCACCAGCCGCGAACAACTCGACGAGCTGTACCGCACCTTGTCGACCCACCCCATGGTGAAAGTGGTGCTGTAAGGCCGTGTCCACGCCCATCGACATCCGCCACCTAGGCCATACGGCCTACGCGCCCACTTATGCGGCCATGCAGGCATTTACGGACGAAAGATGCCTCCCGGGCGCATCTGATGTGCGTGACCAGCTATGGATTTGTGAGCATCCACCGGTGTACACCCAAGGGCTGGCGGGCAAGGCCGAGCACATTTTCAACCCCGCCGACATCCCGGTGGTGCAAACCAACCGGGGCGGGCAGGTCACCTACCACGGGCCCGGTCAAGTCATGGGCTACCCGCTGATCGACCTCAAGCGCGCGGGCTACTTTGTCAAAGAGTATGTGTACCGCATTGAAGAGGCGGTCATCAGAACCCTGCTGCACTTTGGCGTGACCGGCCACCGGGTCGCTGGGGCCCCCGGCATTTATGTGCGCCTAGACGACCCCAGCGGCCACAGCCCACTGGCACAGCGCCCCCAAAAAGACAAGGCCAGCGGCGCTCAGCCCGATTTCACCGGCCTAGGCAAAATTGGCGCGCTAGGCATCAAAGTCAGCCGCAACTGCACCTACCACGGCGTGGCGCTGAACGTGGCCATGGACCTGGAACCCTACTCCCGCATCAACCCCTGTGGCTACGCCCGCCTGCAAACGGTAGACCTTTCTACAATCGGGGTCAGCGTGGCATGGGATGATGTCGCCCATGTGTTGGGCGACAAACTGGCCAGCTACCTCGCCCCTTGACCCTTACAACCGCTACTTTCAACACCGCAGCTCGCCAGCGGGACACTTTATGAACACAACCGAAGCTACCAACGCCACCGTGCGCGAAGTCCAAACTGCGGAAAACTACGACCCCACCGCCAAGCAAAAAGCGGCGGCCAAGCTCTCACGCATACCGGTCAAGGTTGTGCCCGGCGAAATCTTGAAAAAGCCCGATTGGATTCGCGTGAAGGCGGGCTCCCCCAGCACGCGCTTCTACGAAATCAAAGACGTGCTGCGCGCCAACAAGTTGGTCACCGTGTGTGAAGAAGCCAGCTGCCCCAATATTGGCGAGTGCTTCGGCAAAGGTACGGCCACCTTCATGATCATGGG is from Rhodoferax aquaticus and encodes:
- a CDS encoding glycerol-3-phosphate dehydrogenase/oxidase, whose product is MATTTQPLSTARAQLFAQLGPEQTYDIAIVGGGATGLGVALDAAARGFKVVLVESHDFAKGTSSRATKLVHGGVRYLAQGNISLVREALHERTTLLNNAPYLAQPLPFVMPSYQWWETPFYGIGLKMYDALAGKAGLGSTEFLNRDQTLSALPTALPAGLKGGVKYWDGQFNDARLALAIGRTAVGKGALLLNYCRANDLLYTDGKVAGLVCEDTQTGTTYRIQARCVVNAAGVWVDELRQKDGAANGADGRRPTKPMVAPSQGVHIVVDREFLGGEVALMVPKTADGRVLFAVPWLGKVILGTTDTPRNDLAREPLPFKEEVDFILSESARYLRRAPTRADVKSVWVGLRPLVKPQDDDGDNTKGISREHTVLVSRSGLVTVTGGKWTTYRAMAEDVLSKCEEKGLLKATAKGVTTHLRLVGANGAPVPVQSISKAPGLHSYGDEQAAVQALPGADKPLCDGLTEAMVRFAARYEYAIKVEDVLARRSRLLFLDARLASTLAERVGAILQEETGIDPEVAAFVSLAKHYLELPQ
- a CDS encoding D-amino acid aminotransferase, with protein sequence MHALPPLPCYLNGESTTLPNAKISVMDRGFIFGDGVYEVIPVYQGKLFRFDSHMDRLQRSLDATRIPQPHTRAEWAQIATNLVAAYAQSTGATAQATNQLVYIQISRGVAMRDHAMLEGLTPTVFAMSNVMKLATAEQRSQGVACVTADDFRWEKAQLKSTSLLGAVFARQISVDAGAVETIMFRGEHLSEASSSNVWVVKNGTVYGPPKDNLVLEGIRYGVLEDICRAQGIPFVLRPITRAEVLDADELLLSSATKEVLPVTLLDGQPVGHLAKGLPGPIYQALYAGYQQLKADPAQSLVAA
- a CDS encoding YbeD family protein; this translates as MTQAPTPPTPSNPATPTVIGEGLTPSRAESLIEYPSQFPIKVMGLKVEGMVHAVTEIAKAFDPAFDASTIELRESKGGKYLGVTVTITATSREQLDELYRTLSTHPMVKVVL
- the lipB gene encoding lipoyl(octanoyl) transferase LipB, whose amino-acid sequence is MQAFTDERCLPGASDVRDQLWICEHPPVYTQGLAGKAEHIFNPADIPVVQTNRGGQVTYHGPGQVMGYPLIDLKRAGYFVKEYVYRIEEAVIRTLLHFGVTGHRVAGAPGIYVRLDDPSGHSPLAQRPQKDKASGAQPDFTGLGKIGALGIKVSRNCTYHGVALNVAMDLEPYSRINPCGYARLQTVDLSTIGVSVAWDDVAHVLGDKLASYLAP